The following proteins come from a genomic window of Pichia kudriavzevii chromosome 1, complete sequence:
- a CDS encoding uncharacterized protein (PKUD0A01480; similar to Saccharomyces cerevisiae YHR035W; ancestral locus Anc_5.312), giving the protein MADIYEIEDIDGVRFNWNTFPVTRLESENMASPVGCLYTPLLPREDLPIANYDPQLCRKCRSALNVFSQIDMNNRTWTCPICFNRNQLPPQYQNISADNVPIELMPQASTMEYILNRSQPPPPPAFIYVIDLCQDPEDLKSLKDTLIASLDLHPPGCFFGLVTFDSVVNVHELSFTSCSKKYVFSGKRELKSYDVQEQLGIKGNASRPWSQQFQSGSINNTINKFLLPLADETAKAQIVKSIEALEVSKWTIKPGHRALRVTGSALNIASCLAEGSYVQCAAKISLFAAGACTFGPGQIVGTELKEPLRSHSDIEKGSAKHYKEAVKFYKKLATKAIGINRDSNDKFFDNSSTTTFSVDIFAGCYDQVGIYEMRHLSNKTGGVLVVTDSFQTSIFKNSFLATFNKDEEGYPLTYFDGKLEVFTSPKLKVAGVIGHCQSLKKDGENVSDIQVGDGKTNQWKMCSISPKHTYAVFFDIQTVGAAEQRSQFVPEVYIQFQTTYRHTDGTYRTRVTTMNRLTSNKGELSSSFDQEAAAVLYARLVVYKLENGGEYSDLLRWIDKSLVKLCSAFGDYAKNDASSFRLSHKFSLLPQFIYHLRRSQFLQVFNCSPDETAFYHHTLLRADVRDSLVMIQPTLVRFKADGSEPEPVLLDSASLTPDSVLLLDAFFYTVIYFGNIAAEWRDANYPRDEYPGVYEMIDGAKEEAAALIADRFPLPRYVTCDEGKSQARFLYSKLNPSENDGKISGGGQMGNFGGDSGTVVHTEDVSLRTFFTHLAKLVVNHSA; this is encoded by the coding sequence ATGGCAGACATATATGAAATAGAGGACATTGACGGGGTGCGCTTCAACTGGAACACATTCCCTGTCACCAGGTTGGAGTCCGAAAATATGGCATCTCCAGTTGGTTGTTTATACACCCCCTTGTTACCAAGAGAGGATCTTCCAATTGCCAACTATGATCCACAACTGTGTAGAAAGTGTAGGTCTGCATTGAATGTTTTCTCACAGATCGATATGAACAACAGAACTTGGACCTGTCCAATTTGCTTTAATAGAAACCAACTTCCGCCACAGTATCAAAATATATCAGCTGATAATGTTCCAATAGAATTGATGCCTCAAGCATCGACTATGGAATATATCCTAAATCGGAGCCAACCTCCTCCTCCACCTGCTTTCATTTATGTCATTGATCTATGTCAAGACCctgaagatttgaagagtCTGAAAGATACTTTGATTGCTTCTCTCGACTTACATCCACCtggttgtttctttggtttgGTCACTTTTGACTCGGTTGTCAATGTCCATGAATTAAGTTTTACCTCatgttcaaagaaatacGTCTTTTCGGGTAAAAGGGAATTGAAATCTTATGATGTGCAAGAACAATTGGGTATTAAAGGTAATGCATCAAGACCTTGGAgtcaacaatttcaatctGGTTCTATCAACAATACAATCAATAAGTTCTTATTACCCTTGGCCGATGAAACCGCCAAGGCGCAGATTGTCAAATCAATCGAAGCTTTGGAAGTTTCCAAGTGGACCATTAAGCCAGGTCATAGGGCCTTAAGAGTTACTGGTTCTGCACTCAACATTGCGTCCTGTCTTGCTGAAGGTTCCTATGTGCAATGTGCTGCtaaaatttctttgtttgcaGCAGGTGCATGTACTTTTGGTCCTGGTCAGATTGTGGGTACCGAATTGAAAGAGCCTTTAAGATCCCACTCTGATATCGAAAAAGGTTCAGCAAAACATTACAAAGAGGCTGTTAAGTTCTATAAGAAGCTTGCAACGAAGGCAATAGGTATCAACAGAGATTCAAACGATAAGTTCTTTGACAACTCCTCGACTACAACATTCAGTGTGGATATATTTGCTGGTTGTTATGATCAAGTTGGTATTTATGAAATGAGACACCTAAGTAACAAAACTGGAGGTGTGTTGGTTGTTACTGATTCTTTCCAGACATCTATCTTTAAAAACTCCTTTTTGGCAACCTTTAATAAGGATGAAGAAGGCTATCCTCTAACATACTTCGATGGTAAGTTGGAGGTTTTCACTTCTCCAAAACTAAAAGTCGCTGGTGTCATTGGACATTGTCAATCTCTGAAAAAAGATGGTGAGAACGTCTCTGACATTCAAGTTGGTGATGGTAAAACTAACCAATGGAAGATGTGTTCAATCTCGCCGAAACATACTTACGctgtattttttgatattcaaaCTGTTGGTGCCGCAGAGCAAAGATCTCAGTTTGTCCCTGAAGTTTACATCCAGTTTCAAACAACGTATAGACATACGGACGGTACTTATAGGACCAGAGTTACTACAATGAACAGATTAACGTCTAATAAAGGTGAGCTGTCAAGTTCCTTCGATCAGGAAGCCGCAGCTGTTTTATATGCAAGGCTGGTTGTTTATAAGCTAGAAAATGGAGGTGAATATTCAGATTTGCTAAGATGGATCGACAAATCTTTGGTTAAGTTATGTTCGGCATTCGGTGATTATGCCAAAAACGATGCCTCGAGTTTCAGATTGTCTCATAAATTCTCGTTATTACCACAGTTTATTTATCATCTAAGAAGATCGCAGTTCCTACAAGTATTTAACTGTTCACCTGACGAAACCGCATTCTACCACCATACTCTATTAAGGGCAGATGTTAGAGACTCCTTGGTTATGATTCAACCAACCTTGGTTAGATTTAAGGCAGATGGTTCTGAGCCTGAACCTGTTTTATTGGACTCTGCTTCGTTAACCCCTGATTCTGTTCTTTTGTTAGATGCGTTCTTTTACACAGTCATTTACTTTGGTAATATTGCAGCAGAGTGGAGAGATGCCAATTACCCTAGAGATGAATATCCTGGTGTTTACGAAATGATTGATGGTGCAAAGGAAGAAGCTGCAGCACTCATTGCGGACAGATTTCCGTTACCAAGATATGTCACATGTGATGAGGGTAAGTCCCAAGCTCGTTTCCTTTACTCCAAATTAAACCCTTCAGAAAATGATGGTAAAATTTCTGGCGGTGGACAGATGGGTAACTTTGGTGGCGATTCTGGGACCGTTGTTCATACCGAAGATGTTTCTTTACGTACATTCTTTACGCATTTAGCCA
- a CDS encoding uncharacterized protein (PKUD0A01490; similar to Saccharomyces cerevisiae YML007W (YAP1) and YDR423C (CAD1); ancestral locus Anc_5.528), which yields MLLSVVCFLYKRVTTIRNQRKMPSTKTQENAAVEKPHSKPGRKALTSEPKNKRTAQNRAAQRAFRERKEKRMKELEEKVQALEKEKMLLANESELLRHQVLTLMKQVKGSQGIDGNHGIDINTNTSVSPEVKLDTSSEAWDTSNDGKSSFYESSSSSVHSNTPVSFGNDYMAKMTTPKESSVGNLELTNKLNNADFKDNYDEQIFCTELSTACGSKSCPIPRGKMEKHGQSISSEYSDSHGPTREKDAKHVPTTYSGSSCQSMTSSSSVTSPEFPSPPSQVKGNVLNHDTSHFSTPFLNDGKVNEGIDSLDNIESPNWNFDFGHFDNKQPSVIPTNRENEMDFLLSTNDFNNNFISKNPAAFQLDPTSAVFVDPVSNDFEVDFDDNAFDELLKIPQGEEEVEVPLALQAGNTSKENIHSGSSKVVDKKEDEETVPDTNGNLIKCSQIWERITTNPRFTDLDIDNLCDELKQKAKCSENGVVVDSADVGKLLQSAIREKQENTQREREVALKRLAIANSSGGSILQGLW from the coding sequence ATGTTGTTATCagttgtttgttttctatACAAACGTGTTACAACCATTAGAAACCAACGCAAGATGCCTTCTACCAAGACCCAAGAAAATGCTGCAGTTGAGAAGCCACATAGCAAGCCTGGTCGCAAGGCTCTCACAAGTGAGccaaagaacaagagaaCTGCCCAAAATAGAGCTGCCCAAAGAGCATTTAGGGAACGGAAGGAGAAGAGAATGAAGGAACTCGAAGAGAAGGTGCAGGCGctggagaaggagaagatgCTGCTGGCCAATGAAAGTGAACTTCTTAGACACCAAGTGCTGACGTTGATGAAACAGGTCAAAGGATCACAAGGTATTGATGGGAATCATGGCATTGATATTAATACCAACACGTCGGTATCTCCTGAGGTGAAATTGGATACCTCTTCGGAGGCTTGGGATACCTCAAACGATGGGAAGAGTAGTTTCTACGAATCATCGAGCTCAAGTGTTCACTCAAATACCCCAGTATCATTTGGCAATGATTACATGGCTAAAATGACCACTCCAAAGGAAAGCAGTGTTGGCAACTTAGAACTGACTAACAAGCTAAACAATGCAGACTTCAAAGATAATTACGATGAACAGATATTTTGTACAGAATTAAGTACTGCTTGCGGTTCCAAATCGTGTCCCATTCCGAGGGGGAAGATGGAGAAACATGGACAGAGTATTTCAAGTGAGTATTCGGACTCTCATGGCCCAACCAGAGAAAAGGATGCAAAACATGTTCCTACTACGTATAGTGGCAGTTCGTGCCAGTCTATGacatcttcctcttccGTTACATCTCCAGAGTTCCCGAGCCCTCCATCTCAAGTTAAAGGGAATGTGTTGAACCATGATACAAGTCATTTTTCAACCCCTTTTCTGAATGATGGAAAAGTCAATGAAGGGATTGATTCTTTAGATAATATCGAGAGtccaaattggaattttgattttgggCATTTTGATAATAAGCAACCTTCGGTTATACCAACGAACAGGGAAAATGAAAtggattttcttctttccaCTAAcgatttcaacaacaacttcattTCGAAGAATCCAGCTGCGTTTCAGCTTGATCCAACATCGGCTGTGTTTGTTGACCCTGTAAGTAACgattttgaagttgattttgatgacaatgcatttgatgaattacTTAAAATTCCACAAGGGGAGGAGGAGGTTGAGGTACCTTTGGCTCTTCAAGCTGGAAATACAAGTAAGGAAAATATCCATTCTGGCAGTTCCAAGGTTGTTGATAAGAAAGAAGATGAGGAAACAGTTCCTGACACTAACGGAAACTTGATAAAATGTTCACAAATCTGGGAGAGAATAACAACGAATCCTAGATTTACGGATCTCGATATTGACAATTTGTGTGATgaattgaaacaaaaggCCAAATGTTCTGAGAATGGTGTCGTTGTTGACAGTGCTGACGTGGGTAAGTTACTGCAAAGTGCAATCAGGGAAAAACAGGAGAACACTCAAAGAGAACGAGAGGTTGCTTTGAAGAGGCTGGCGATTGCCAACAGCAGTGGGGGTAGTATCTTGCAAGGGTTGTGGTGA
- a CDS encoding uncharacterized protein (PKUD0A01500; Pfam Domains: ACBP(8.7e-17)), protein MEVNTDKAFVEAVLVIKSLTDLSKKSNLPRPTIDDRLNLYGLYSQATKGDINSNEPDGNRISEVRKYNAWKAFKGLTRKEARRQYCKYLLDVLKNNYSQEKYPIVSPLRDRLQEMWDMLENHNLSLSIGESVHLGSPILPDSLTQTLTATTTSATTLPPPQPTNGVSFNTPSYNIPPRAQSPAVSLFRMASSGINPSMIRPPSRNHSVSISRKNSVGATNYNNSNSNPLAKASTNIPTDSHHADLTTGNSIQHFNNVVDTDNCAVSSYNVEKHINSLDFLKWQGEINNTLLKISTELANLKYRQISTDTSSKTKLNLENVEQRNFTGSTTLSCGGFISDYKRRNANPNGRENNSNYVSRLAKFVYSKLSALFQRLQNKCILRLQNVNIANASRHILASIIALSILSAFEKLVGRLLRKRYGTFKVGFFDRCRRVFSTYAGAFSTGRLSP, encoded by the coding sequence ATGGAAGTCAACACAGACAAAGCGTTTGTCGAGGCCGTGTTGGTGATTAAGTCTTTAACTGATCTCTCCAAAAAGTCAAACTTACCACGTCCTACTATAGATGATCGTCTAAATTTATATGGTTTATACAGCCAGGCAACCAAGGGCGACATCAATTCGAATGAGCCCGACGGAAATCGCATTTCTGAAGTTAGAAAGTATAACGCTTGGAAAGCATTCAAAGGGTTAACACGGAAAGAAGCAAGAAGACAATATTGTAAATATCTACTAGACGTACTCAAAAACAACTACTCACAGGAAAAATACCCAATTGTATCACCATTGAGAGATAGATTACAAGAAATGTGGGATATGCTTGAAAACCACAATCTGAGCTTGAGCATAGGTGAATCTGTTCATCTAGGATCACCGATTCTCCCAGACTCTTTAACGCAAACGCTAACAGCAACAACCACTTCTGCCACAACTCTTCCGCCGCCGCAGCCAACCAATGGCGTCTCGTTTAATACGCCATCCTATAATATCCCACCGAGGGCGCAATCACCTGCTGTTTCGTTATTTAGGATGGCTTCTTCTGGCATCAATCCGAGTATGATCCGGCCACCATCAAGAAATCATTCTGTAAGTatatcaaggaaaaacagTGTTGGTGCCACTAACTATAATAACAGCAATTCTAATCCACTGGCAAAAGCCTCTACTAATATACCTACCGACTCCCACCATGCTGATTTGACAACAGGCAATTCAATCCAACATTTTAACAATGTGGTAGATACAGACAACTGTGCTGTGAGCAGCTACAATGTGGAGAAACACATTAACTCACTagattttctcaaatggCAAGGTGAAATTAACAACacattattgaaaatatcaacagaaTTGGcgaatttgaaatatcGACAAATCAGTACAGACACCTCTTCTAAAACCAAGCTGAATTTAGAGAATGTTGAACAGCGGAATTTTACAGGGTCAACAACATTATCATGCGGTGGGTTTATCTCCGACTATAAAAGGAGAAATGCAAATCCAAATGGAAGGGAAAACAATAGCAACTACGTGAGCAGGTTGGCAAAGTTTGTCTACTCGAAGCTCTCAGCACTATTTCAGCGCTTGCAAAACAAATGCATATTGAGATTGCAAAATGTGAATATTGCCAACGCATCCAGACACATACTTGCCTCAATAATTGCATTATCCATTCTAAGTGCTTTTGAGAAACTGGTTGGGAGGCTTCTTCGCAAGAGATATGGAACTTTTAAAGTGGGGTTCTTTGACCGATGTAGGCGAGTCTTTTCCACATACGCAGGCGCTTTCTCCACTGGGAGACTGTCCCCTTAG
- a CDS encoding uncharacterized protein (PKUD0A01510; similar to Saccharomyces cerevisiae YDR418W (RPL12B) and YEL054C (RPL12A); ancestral locus Anc_5.522), whose protein sequence is MPPKFDPSEVKYLYLRAVGGEVGASSALAPKIGPLGLSPKKVGEDIAKATKDFKGIKVTVQLKIQNRQATASVVPSASSLVITALKEAPRDRKKDKNVKHSGNIPLDEIFEIARTMREKSFGKTLASVTKEILGTAQSVGCRVDNKPPHDIIEAIDAGAIDVPEN, encoded by the exons ATGCCTCCAAAGTTTGATCCTTCTGAAGTTAAATACTTATACTTAAGAGCAGTCGGTGGTGAAGTTGGTGCTTCCTCCGCTTTAGCTCCAAAGATTGGTCCTCTTGGTTTATCCCCAAAGAAGGTTGGTGAAGATATTGCAAAGGCAACCAAGGACTTCAAGGGTATCAAGGTCACTGTTCAATTGAAGATCCAAAACAGACAAGCTACTGCTTCTGTTGTTCCATCTGCTTCTTCCTTAGTCATCACTGCTCTTAAGGAAGCTCCAAGAGACAGaaagaaggacaagaaCGTCAAGCACTCTGGTAACATTCCATTAGatgaaatctttgaaattgcaagAACCATGAGAGAAAAGTCTTTCGGTAAGACTTTAGCTTCCGTCACCAAGGAAATCTTAGGTACTGCTCAATCTGTTGGTTGTAGAGTTGACAACAAGCCACCTCACGATATCATTGAAGCTATCGATGCTGGTGCAATTGATG TCCCAGAAAACTAA